From the genome of Candidatus Hadarchaeales archaeon, one region includes:
- a CDS encoding glutamate synthase-related protein — protein MKNSSYLNAQSTTGTRTRVRDVSPTSGMCPICVKECPFLCEIGLSAFRGREVLYPIPEYFGQSTAASLKNYGLDWSHFNILARLRGAEGIPADSDLALFPNVDITSELGGVRLKLPLASGAYGSTAVAKNYWDSLAVGAALSGIILIIGENVCGMDPEAELTNGKISKSPDMEHRVKKFREFWDGKHGDVAVQTNVEDQRLGVDVYVISKLEVNIIERKWGQGAKAIGGEVRLNSIERALTLKKRGYLVIPDPEDKAVQEAFKAGYFKTFERHSRVGMPSERDFVEDVEWLREQGAKKVSIKTGAYRPVDVAWTMKVASEAKVDYITFDGAGGGTGMSPVPMMNEMGTPTVYLEAQVLKCAQILKKHGKYVPDISMAGGFINETQIFKSIAMSNFGDGPFVKAITMARAPLTAAMKSTYFIELAREGKLPKDFAENFGAEPEKFFVAIPELKQKYGKDFERIPLSAIGVYTYLTDRIGVGLKQLMAGARKFKLNLINRDDLIALTRLASEVTGIPMAHEVESEVFEQILLG, from the coding sequence ATGAAAAATTCGTCGTATTTGAACGCGCAATCGACTACCGGAACCAGAACGAGAGTCAGAGATGTTAGCCCAACAAGCGGAATGTGCCCGATCTGCGTAAAGGAATGTCCATTTCTCTGTGAAATCGGTCTTTCAGCGTTTCGAGGTAGAGAGGTTTTATATCCGATACCAGAATATTTCGGTCAAAGCACGGCGGCATCTCTCAAGAACTACGGACTCGACTGGTCGCACTTCAACATTCTCGCTCGGCTACGTGGGGCCGAGGGAATTCCGGCGGATTCGGATCTTGCACTTTTCCCAAATGTTGATATAACATCAGAGCTCGGTGGGGTACGGCTGAAGCTCCCGCTGGCTTCTGGAGCTTATGGATCTACAGCCGTTGCAAAGAACTACTGGGATTCGTTAGCTGTTGGAGCCGCCCTCTCCGGAATAATTTTGATAATAGGGGAAAACGTCTGTGGAATGGACCCTGAAGCCGAGCTCACAAACGGCAAAATATCCAAGTCTCCTGATATGGAACACCGTGTTAAAAAATTCAGAGAGTTCTGGGACGGAAAACATGGAGATGTGGCTGTGCAGACTAATGTAGAAGATCAAAGACTCGGGGTTGATGTTTACGTGATATCCAAGCTAGAAGTCAATATAATCGAGAGAAAATGGGGACAGGGGGCCAAAGCGATTGGAGGAGAAGTTAGACTTAACTCTATCGAGCGAGCCTTGACGCTAAAGAAAAGAGGTTATTTAGTTATTCCGGACCCGGAAGACAAAGCTGTTCAAGAAGCGTTTAAGGCCGGATATTTCAAAACTTTTGAAAGACACAGTAGGGTTGGCATGCCATCCGAAAGAGATTTTGTCGAAGACGTAGAGTGGCTACGCGAACAGGGGGCAAAAAAAGTTTCCATCAAGACTGGTGCTTACAGACCTGTAGATGTGGCTTGGACGATGAAAGTTGCTTCCGAAGCGAAAGTGGACTACATAACGTTCGATGGTGCTGGTGGTGGAACCGGAATGAGTCCAGTTCCGATGATGAATGAGATGGGAACACCTACAGTGTATTTGGAAGCACAAGTGTTGAAGTGTGCTCAAATTCTAAAGAAACATGGAAAGTATGTTCCAGATATAAGCATGGCTGGAGGTTTCATAAACGAAACTCAAATCTTCAAGAGCATAGCGATGAGCAACTTTGGGGATGGACCGTTTGTCAAAGCAATAACAATGGCGAGAGCACCACTAACAGCGGCGATGAAATCCACATATTTCATCGAGCTCGCGAGAGAGGGGAAGCTACCAAAAGACTTTGCCGAGAATTTTGGAGCTGAACCTGAAAAATTCTTTGTTGCGATTCCTGAGTTGAAACAGAAATATGGAAAGGACTTTGAAAGGATTCCTCTTTCGGCGATCGGCGTATACACCTACCTAACGGACAGAATCGGTGTGGGGCTAAAACAATTGATGGCTGGAGCCAGAAAGTTCAAGCTAAATCTAATAAACAGAGACGATCTGATTGCGCTGACAAGACTTGCCTCAGAGGTTACAGGAATTCCAATGGCCCACGAAGTCGAATCAGAAGTTTTCGAGCAGATTTTGCTAGGTTAG